Genomic segment of Triticum aestivum cultivar Chinese Spring chromosome 6A, IWGSC CS RefSeq v2.1, whole genome shotgun sequence:
CCATGGCAACACATCATAAATATACATGGAAAAACACAACATTCTTTTAGTTCCATGGCAGAACTATAAATATTGCACTGATATGAGAATCGCAAAAAAAATCGGTTATGCATTCCTGGGGTAATCACATGGCAATTGAAGAGATAAACTAACAAAAATGAACAAACAAAGGTTGAGCAAAGGTGCTACCTGAACATGGATGTAGCCAACACAAGGGGCTTGTGCAGTGAGCCGCCGTAATGGTCAAGCTCGAGCTATGTCCCGGTCCTGCACGCTGGTAGATTTGTAGGAGCTCGTCACCGGGGAGTGGTGGCGGGGTGCGCGTCGCGGGGAATGTTACGCTGGTCAGCGGAGGGGAAAGGGGATGAGACTGGGAGAAAGTGAGAACAGGTGGTGGGGTAAAAGGAAAGGGATAAGAGGAGTGTGCCGTTGAGGGTGTTCGGGGACGACGCCTGTTTCACCGAACAGGGACAAGACGTGACGTGAAGCCCCTAGTCTCTTTACGATCTGTGCAAAAAATCCAACGGTGCTGCGCACGTTCGGGACGGGACGATAGAATACTGGTCGTTCGGAAGTTATTGAACCCGAAAAGAAAAGATAAGTATATTTTCGTCATTCAACTCTGTCTAAACTATAGAAATCATCCCTCAACTTCAAAACCATTAAAATTCAGTCCCTCAACTATTTAAATTGGATACTTTTGGTCCCTCATAACACTTGTAGTGGTTTTAATATGACGTGGACCTGGTTTTGAATAAAAACGCCCACGTGACCTGGTTTGACCGCCACGTCACTTAAGCGAATGAGTGTACCCGCCGGCTCTCCCTCCCTCACGTTCTCTCGATCCTCCTTCTCCCATTCACGATCAGACGACTAAGTGCACCTGGTCCCGCATACATTTCAAATCCCTTCTTCCAGGATTAGCATCCCTCCATGATATCCATATAGTTGCCTTGTTGCCACACTCACACTCCACCGCCAACCCATAATCCAACGGCCCCTCACGGTATGGGATGGGGGACAAGCGACCGAGAGGGATCGATGGTGAAGAACAAGAAGACCCGCGTGAGCGACTTGAACTGGCCGAGGTTGACATCTGCATGCCAGCCGAGGGACTCACTGTGGGACCCCCCCGCCTGATCGCTCGCGCCGCCTTGCACAGACAACCACCACCGTCTAAGTCGTTGTTGCCGCCTCCTTGCCCAGCTAGCCACCACCGCACAGCCACCACCCTGCTCAGCCAGCAACCAACGCGCGTGAATCTCCACCGGGCCATGCTCCACTTTTCAGACTGTCGCCGCTGCTCTAGGGTTTTTGCGAGATAAAGAGGATCGAGTGAATGCGGGAGAGAGAGGCAGCGAGGCCCTCAGCCACTTAAGTGACGTGACGGTCAAAACCAGGCCATGTGGACGGTTTTAGTCAAACCAGGTTCAAATCATACTAAAACCACTGTAAATGATACGAGGGACTAAAAGTATCCGGTTTAAAAAGTTGAAAGACTGAGTTTTAGTAGTTTCGAAGCCGAGAGACTATTTCTATACTTGAATGAAAGAGTTAGAGGATGAATAATATACTCATAAAAAAATTGGTACTACTCTACCACAGCTGGATTTCGCGGTTAGCCCAGCGTCCCAGCCGCGTTTCCTATTCGAAAAAGTCGAGTCGTTGGCTCATCTTTGTGAGCTGTGGGTCCCCGGAGCAGGAGCAGGCGGAGGCGCCAACCGGACGCCAAAACCCCGCCCCCGCCCCAATCACTACGCCCTTTCCCCTCGTCGCCCCCACTTTTTTTCTCCCACTCCGCCCCCCGATTCTCCCCAATCCCCTCTCGCCGCCGCCAGGAGGCAGCACCGGAATCGCGGCGACCGAAGATCCCCTCCGACCCGCGCCGAGGAATCCCGCCGATCCGCCCGCGCCTCGCGGATGGCCCTGCACCAGCACCACGCGGGGTCGGCGTCCGGGTCGGCGTCGGCGTCCAGCTCCAGCTCGGGGCTGCACCTGCCCGCCTCGCCCTTCGGGGACACCACCCACACCAAGCTCTTCGTCGGGGGCCTCGCCTGGGAGACCACCAGCGAGAGGCTCCGCCGCTTCTACGAGCGCTTCGGGGACATCCTCGAGGCCGTCGTCATCACCGACCGCCACTCCGGCCGCTCCAAAGGATACGGCTTCGTCAGTGCCcgcccctcctcttcctcctccactgTTTCGCTGCTGTCGAATTCTGCTTCCACCTGTTAGTCTTCCTGGAAGCGCTGTAGCAGTGCTGGATTGTTTACGAGTTTCATGGTCGTCTCCGCAGGTGACCTTCCGCGATGCTGAGGCGGCCACCAAGGCCTGCGAGGAACCGTCGCCGGTCATCGATGGCAGGCGGGCCAACTGTAACCTGGCGTCGCTAGGTCGCGCCCAGCCTTCCACACCCCTCGGTATTACTCTCTTCTAATACTACCTATTTGGACTAGCTTGTACCCACATTTTTTAGGCCATTTCATCGAAGTAGTTACTATTGTTTGCAAGTTAATGCATCATAGTTGTTGCTTATTGATGTTGTCTTGTGCAATCTAAATCAATTAGTTCTGCCACGAGTCTTCCCTAGCAAAAGTTGTAACATGACTAGTACATGAGTTCATGGTGCTTAGTTACTTACTCTGGAATTCAATTAACCCCCATCATGTTGCAAAGTAAATCAAGAATTCAACTACGGATAGGAAAGGGCTAGGGTTTTCTTACCAAAAGGTTGTTTATGTGGTAATAATAGTGTCCTTTCTATATGCATGTGTTCTAAAAATATGCATTGTATATAGGGCGGCCAAGATCAGCTGGCTCCTACTTTGGCGTTCCCGTCCCAAGGGGCATTTATGTAGGGGGTTATGGTCAGCAGCGACCACTTCCGATTGGGTACTACCAGTATCAGGGATTCCCGGTTCCACAATACAGGTAAGATGATTTCCAAAACGTACAGTACAACTTGTATAAAAAAGCAAAGCTTTTAAGAAAATTCAGTGGGTTGACAATGTATCAATGATGCTATCAAACTGGCATATAAGACGAAGTATTTAGAAGTTCCATCTTGTTCCTAGATTGTCTGTTCACGATTTTCATGTTCATTTTAGGCCGATTCTTCACCATTTTTCAATATAATTTGTTCATGTTTATACCCTTCAATTTGCAAAATTTAAATAGATTGCAATTCTTTTACTGATTTTAACTACCAAGGTACTTCTtctctaaagaaatataagagcgtttagatcactactttagtgatctaaatgctcttgtatttctttacggagggagtacttgatttAATAAAGATGTAAACGATCAAATTAGAATCTAGAATGCAACCATACTCTGCAAgatattttgtctagtttttttccCAATTCCCCATCATCATGTATCACTTGGGCACAAAAGTATGACCAGATGTATTTGATTTTCCCACATTGTGTAAATTATGCATATGCTATTGCTTGTCCCTCGTTAGCCATCTATCATCCGTCCCACTCCCACTCACTCTTTCCCCTGTTCCTTTGAAAATGATCAAATCATCAAAACTGCTTGAGTTCATGGAGCAAAATATCACTGTTTGGAATCCATAAGAAGTACAttcagttcattttcttctttttttgcagTTACTCCACATATGGGACTGAATACATCTATCCACAGGTTAAAGTGTGAACATGTAAACTTCAATATTCTTGTGGAACACAAGTCATACTAAGGATTAACATATTCTAGAAAAATGTCTCTTTGCAGGGTACATTAAACCCATATGTTGGTCAGCAATATGTTCCAGTTTATGGTGTCTCAGCTGCAGCAAATACTGCTAACCAACCATTTAGCCAATTGAGCCCATCCATTTCTGGTGGGGGCAACGGCTATCCGATGATGCATGGTTACAGTATGCCAGGAAATCAATTTGTGCATCTCACTGGGTCAAACTTAATTAATTCATCCCCAACAAATCGTCCCACCATTCAGGCTCCCTTTTTAGTAGGTAAGCTTTCTCCAGATCACATTTCCACTAT
This window contains:
- the LOC123128176 gene encoding RNA-binding protein 24 isoform X1 — protein: MALHQHHAGSASGSASASSSSSGLHLPASPFGDTTHTKLFVGGLAWETTSERLRRFYERFGDILEAVVITDRHSGRSKGYGFVTFRDAEAATKACEEPSPVIDGRRANCNLASLGRAQPSTPLGRPRSAGSYFGVPVPRGIYVGGYGQQRPLPIGYYQYQGFPVPQYSYSTYGTEYIYPQVKGTLNPYVGQQYVPVYGVSAAANTANQPFSQLSPSISGGGNGYPMMHGYSMPGNQFVHLTGSNLINSSPTNRPTIQAPFLVAAPVPSHPHLVVPAHSPQFTQASGSD
- the LOC123128176 gene encoding RNA-binding protein 24 isoform X3 is translated as MALHQHHAGSASGSASASSSSSGLHLPASPFGDTTHTKLFVGGLAWETTSERLRRFYERFGDILEAVVITDRHSGRSKGYGFVTFRDAEAATKACEEPSPVIDGRRANCNLASLGRAQPSTPLGRPRSAGSYFGVPVPRGIYVGGYGQQRPLPIGYYQYQGFPVPQYSYSTYGTEYIYPQGTLNPYVGQQYVPVYGVSAAANTANQPFSQLSPSISGGGNGYPMMHGYSMPGNQFVHLTGSNLINSSPTNRPTIQAPFLVAAPVPSHPHLVVPAHSPQFTQASGSD
- the LOC123128176 gene encoding RNA-binding protein 24 isoform X2 — translated: MALHQHHAGSASGSASASSSSSGLHLPASPFGDTTHTKLFVGGLAWETTSERLRRFYERFGDILEAVVITDRHSGRSKGYGFVTFRDAEAATKACEEPSPVIDGRRANCNLASLGRAQPSTPLGRPRSAGSYFGVPVPRGIYVGGYGQQRPLPIGYYQYQGFPVPQYSYSTYGTEYIYPQVKGTLNPYVGQQYVPVYGVSAAANTANQPFSQLSPSISGGGNGYPMMHGYSMPGNQFVHLTGSNLINSSPTNRPTIQAPFLVAPVPSHPHLVVPAHSPQFTQASGSD